The Pseudomonadota bacterium DNA segment GCACGGCATCCAGCCGAGCCTCTTCTACTCGTGGCTGCGGCAGCTCCACGAGAACATGGAGGCCGCGCTGCAGGACGGGCGCGGCAAGGGGAACGGCATCCTCGAGCGCAAGGTGGACGAGCTTGAGCAGAAGCTCGCGAAAAAGGATGCGGTGATCGCGAAAAAGGAGCGAGTGATCGCGGAAATC contains these protein-coding regions:
- a CDS encoding transposase produces the protein MGKKQVSDICDAHGIQPSLFYSWLRQLHENMEAALQDGRGKGNGILERKVDELEQKLAKKDAVIAKKERVIAEI